From the genome of Bacteroides sp. MSB163, one region includes:
- a CDS encoding sugar transferase translates to MFFKSLFDRGASLFGLILLSPILLVVGALIHIKMPGGSAIFKQKRVGKHGRLFTMYKFRSMTVRHSGSSVSVKGESRITPLGAVLRKYKLDELPELWNVLIGDMSFVGPRPDVPGYADKLQGEDRRMLLLKPGITGPASLKYRNEEELLARQEYPQKYNDEVLFPDKVRINIEYLDHWSFWNDIKIIIYTILGKDL, encoded by the coding sequence ATGTTTTTTAAATCCCTCTTTGACCGTGGAGCTTCGCTCTTTGGTTTAATTTTATTATCTCCTATTTTATTGGTAGTCGGTGCTTTAATCCATATAAAGATGCCGGGCGGTTCTGCGATATTCAAGCAGAAGCGTGTAGGAAAGCATGGACGATTGTTCACTATGTATAAGTTTCGTTCAATGACTGTCAGGCATTCGGGTAGTTCAGTCTCGGTGAAAGGGGAAAGTCGTATCACTCCGTTAGGGGCAGTACTCCGGAAATATAAATTGGATGAATTGCCGGAGCTATGGAATGTTCTGATAGGTGACATGAGTTTTGTCGGTCCTCGCCCCGATGTGCCGGGATATGCGGATAAATTGCAAGGAGAGGACAGGAGGATGTTATTGTTAAAACCTGGTATCACAGGACCTGCGAGTTTGAAATACCGAAATGAAGAAGAATTATTAGCACGACAGGAATATCCTCAAAAATACAATGACGAGGTACTGTTTCCCGACAAAGTGAGAATTAATATAGAATATTTGGATCACTGGTCTTTTTGGAATGACATTAAAATCATTATTTATACAATATTGGGAAAAGATTTGTAG
- a CDS encoding glutathione peroxidase yields MKTIIISIFMAMMAIAAQAQQKSFYDFTVKTIDGEDISLSTFKGKKVLVVNVASKCGFTPQYAKLEELYEKYGKDNFVIIGFPANNFLSQEPGSNEEIKEFCTLNYGVTFPMMAKISVKGKDIAPLYKWLTQKSENGVQDAKVGWNFHKFLIDENGKWVASYGSSTNPLSEEIVKWIEK; encoded by the coding sequence ATGAAAACAATTATTATAAGTATTTTTATGGCAATGATGGCAATAGCTGCTCAGGCACAGCAAAAGAGTTTCTACGACTTTACAGTCAAGACCATTGACGGAGAAGATATATCACTTTCCACCTTTAAAGGTAAAAAAGTGCTGGTAGTTAATGTCGCTTCCAAATGTGGATTTACTCCGCAATACGCTAAGCTCGAAGAGTTATATGAGAAGTATGGAAAGGATAATTTTGTAATAATCGGCTTTCCTGCTAATAATTTCCTGAGTCAGGAGCCGGGCAGTAATGAGGAAATCAAAGAATTTTGTACATTGAATTATGGAGTAACCTTTCCTATGATGGCTAAAATCTCTGTAAAGGGAAAAGACATTGCTCCTTTGTATAAATGGTTAACCCAGAAGAGCGAGAACGGTGTGCAAGACGCAAAAGTCGGTTGGAATTTCCATAAATTCCTGATTGATGAAAACGGGAAATGGGTAGCTTCTTATGGTTCAAGTACCAATCCGTTATCGGAGGAAATAGTGAAATGGATTGAAAAGTAA
- a CDS encoding DegT/DnrJ/EryC1/StrS family aminotransferase has translation MDKRIYLCLAHMSGKEQAFIKEAFDTNWVVPLGPNVNAFEDELKHFVGQDKEVVALSAGTAAIHLGLIQLGVGAGDEVICQSFTFCASANPVAYQGATPVFIDSEEDTWNMDPVLLEKAIKDRIAKTGKKPKAILPVHLYGMPARIDEICAIAAKYDIPVLEDAAEALGSEFNGRKCGTFGTFGVLSFNGNKMITTSGGGALIVPDESTKKQTMFYATQAREPFPHYQHEKIGYNYRMSNICAGIGRGQMTVLDEHIAHHRYVHALYEKAFEGVDGITLKSNPDGRFNANYWLSTILIDSAKTGTTYDEVRRNLNEQGIETRPLWKPMHLQPVYAHNPCYVNGVSERLFNMGLCIPAGPWVTDEDVAYIVEQIKKCYKR, from the coding sequence ATGGACAAGAGAATTTATCTTTGCCTTGCTCACATGAGCGGCAAGGAGCAGGCTTTTATAAAGGAAGCTTTCGATACTAACTGGGTTGTTCCTTTGGGCCCCAACGTGAATGCTTTCGAAGATGAACTGAAACATTTTGTAGGACAGGATAAGGAAGTTGTTGCTTTGTCTGCCGGTACGGCAGCCATCCATCTGGGATTAATCCAATTAGGTGTTGGAGCCGGCGATGAGGTGATCTGTCAGTCGTTTACATTCTGTGCGTCAGCCAATCCTGTTGCTTATCAGGGGGCGACTCCTGTATTTATTGACAGTGAGGAGGATACCTGGAATATGGACCCTGTTTTGCTGGAAAAAGCCATCAAAGACAGAATCGCAAAGACAGGTAAGAAGCCGAAAGCAATTCTTCCGGTTCATCTTTACGGTATGCCTGCCAGGATTGATGAGATTTGTGCGATAGCCGCTAAATATGATATTCCAGTGCTGGAGGATGCTGCAGAAGCTTTGGGTTCTGAGTTTAATGGCCGGAAATGTGGTACGTTTGGTACCTTTGGTGTGTTGTCTTTTAACGGTAATAAGATGATCACTACTTCGGGCGGTGGCGCTTTGATTGTTCCTGATGAAAGCACCAAGAAGCAGACGATGTTTTACGCTACGCAGGCCCGTGAGCCTTTCCCTCATTATCAGCATGAAAAGATCGGTTATAATTATCGTATGAGTAATATCTGTGCTGGCATCGGTCGTGGTCAGATGACCGTATTGGATGAGCACATTGCACATCACCGCTATGTACATGCTCTTTACGAGAAGGCTTTTGAAGGTGTGGACGGTATAACGTTGAAATCTAATCCTGATGGTCGTTTCAACGCTAATTACTGGCTGTCTACTATTTTGATAGATTCTGCTAAGACCGGTACTACCTATGATGAAGTCCGCCGTAACCTGAATGAACAAGGAATTGAGACCCGCCCTTTGTGGAAACCTATGCATTTGCAGCCTGTCTATGCCCATAATCCTTGTTATGTGAATGGTGTTTCTGAGCGTCTGTTTAATATGGGTTTGTGTATTCCTGCCGGTCCTTGGGTGACGGATGAAGATGTGGCATATATTGTAGAGCAAATAAAAAAGTGCTATAAGAGATGA
- a CDS encoding DUF5672 family protein has protein sequence MTTCVVVIPIYNANPKPIEMASLRRVLTVLNGHIIHLFTYEDLDTTVYKAVFEEYNKSFLVDYFDKSYFSSVKGYNKLCLTPAFYLRYIDYDYMLIYQLDAWVFYDSLQYWCDKNYDYIGAPHFYSKEKNVTKEFMGVGNGGFSLRRIKYCLQILYGNKYMPYLKPVALMKYYYRKDLIHFRSHPIIVEWILFLIKVLLKSIGIKNNLSFFIRTSLINEDFIFGSWANLAWNAKANIPSCDEAADFAFETNPSYLYNKKGKLPFGCHAFEKWEYDSFWRKYIVI, from the coding sequence ATGACAACATGCGTTGTAGTTATACCGATATATAATGCTAATCCTAAACCGATTGAAATGGCTTCATTGAGACGGGTATTGACGGTGCTAAATGGTCATATAATCCATTTGTTTACTTATGAAGATTTGGATACTACTGTTTATAAAGCGGTATTTGAAGAATATAATAAATCTTTCTTGGTGGATTATTTTGATAAATCCTATTTCTCATCTGTTAAAGGCTATAATAAGTTATGTCTAACTCCGGCTTTTTATTTGCGATATATTGATTATGACTATATGTTGATATATCAATTGGATGCATGGGTGTTTTATGATAGTCTGCAATATTGGTGCGATAAGAATTATGACTATATTGGTGCTCCTCATTTCTATTCGAAAGAGAAAAACGTAACTAAAGAATTTATGGGCGTAGGTAATGGCGGCTTTTCTTTACGGCGTATTAAGTATTGTCTTCAGATACTATATGGAAATAAGTATATGCCATATTTAAAACCTGTAGCTCTGATGAAGTACTACTATAGAAAAGATTTGATTCATTTTCGCAGTCATCCAATTATAGTTGAATGGATTTTATTTCTTATTAAAGTACTATTGAAATCCATAGGCATAAAAAATAATTTGTCTTTTTTTATTCGTACTAGTCTAATTAATGAGGATTTTATTTTTGGTAGTTGGGCTAATCTCGCATGGAATGCAAAAGCTAATATACCTTCCTGTGATGAAGCAGCTGATTTTGCTTTTGAAACTAATCCTTCATATCTCTATAATAAAAAGGGTAAATTGCCCTTTGGTTGCCATGCTTTTGAAAAATGGGAGTATGATTCGTTTTGGAGAAAGTATATAGTAATATAA
- a CDS encoding AAA family ATPase: MITQITVENFKSIENLSVDLGRINVFIGANGAGKSNILEAVAMLASERSGLIETKDMISKGIRIAKPDLMIGSFFGKKVIEEIGSCIYFNNLRNPECPLRYRIYNLNYLDVFSRWSCNVSLPPRGGMPTEKRVEEYDKEKNEKKNYISQYLIYSLSTSALRGITRENYELPLGINGEGLDVLLNNLPQEEIERIKEIAEDCISWIDDILLDKEETYKMQGYKLGRSISNLYFRDKYMQKKNNLFSAENANEGALHLLFYLTLFISKRTPDFFGIDNIETGLNPRLCRYLMKNLASLAEENDKQVLITTQNPAVLDGMNLHDDNQRLFVVTRKDNGATKIERIKLKPVRDGKDVQSKLSDLWMKGFLGGIPDNF, encoded by the coding sequence ATGATAACTCAGATTACTGTAGAGAATTTTAAGTCCATTGAAAACTTGTCTGTTGATTTAGGGCGTATTAATGTTTTTATTGGAGCAAATGGTGCCGGTAAATCTAATATTTTGGAGGCCGTAGCAATGTTGGCTTCGGAACGTTCGGGACTTATCGAAACCAAAGATATGATTTCAAAAGGAATAAGGATTGCAAAGCCGGATTTAATGATTGGTTCTTTTTTTGGAAAAAAGGTAATTGAAGAGATAGGCTCCTGTATTTATTTCAATAATTTGCGTAATCCGGAATGTCCGCTGAGATATCGTATTTATAATCTGAACTATTTGGATGTTTTCTCAAGGTGGAGCTGCAATGTAAGTTTGCCTCCTAGAGGTGGGATGCCTACTGAGAAGCGTGTTGAAGAATATGATAAGGAAAAAAATGAGAAGAAAAACTATATTTCTCAGTATTTGATTTATTCATTGTCAACAAGTGCGTTGAGAGGAATAACACGGGAGAATTATGAACTTCCTTTAGGTATCAATGGAGAGGGGTTGGATGTTTTGCTGAATAATTTGCCGCAGGAGGAAATTGAAAGAATCAAAGAAATAGCGGAAGACTGTATTTCATGGATTGATGATATTTTGTTGGATAAGGAGGAAACTTATAAAATGCAAGGATATAAGTTAGGACGGAGTATCTCTAATTTATACTTCAGAGATAAGTATATGCAGAAGAAAAATAATCTTTTCTCTGCGGAAAATGCAAATGAAGGGGCATTGCATCTGTTATTTTATCTGACTCTTTTTATAAGTAAACGTACTCCTGATTTCTTTGGTATAGATAATATTGAAACGGGGCTAAATCCCAGGTTGTGCCGTTATCTGATGAAGAATCTGGCAAGTCTTGCTGAGGAAAATGATAAACAGGTTCTGATTACGACACAAAACCCGGCAGTTCTGGATGGGATGAATTTGCATGATGATAATCAGCGTTTATTTGTTGTCACTAGAAAAGATAATGGTGCAACCAAAATAGAACGGATAAAACTGAAACCTGTGCGTGATGGCAAAGATGTGCAGAGTAAACTATCAGATTTGTGGATGAAGGGATTTCTTGGTGGAATTCCTGATAACTTTTAA
- a CDS encoding HU family DNA-binding protein, whose translation MSVIFRTVERPSDPRVENSPKKYFPQLVTLGQSVNLAFIAQKMQDRSSLSIGDIRSVVQNFVEKLKEQLLEGKTVNIAGLGVFMLAAKSKGSDKAEDITAKSVDSVRICFQANKELKITKTATRAGEKLDLVSLDDYLKGLSNVPTGGGSDSGSGDNPGGGGLDENPLG comes from the coding sequence ATGAGTGTAATTTTTAGAACGGTGGAGAGACCGTCTGACCCTCGGGTTGAGAATTCTCCCAAAAAGTATTTCCCGCAATTAGTAACTTTAGGACAAAGTGTGAATCTGGCATTTATTGCCCAAAAGATGCAGGATCGTTCATCGCTGTCTATCGGTGATATCAGAAGTGTAGTACAGAACTTTGTAGAGAAGTTGAAAGAACAGTTGTTGGAAGGTAAGACGGTGAATATTGCCGGATTGGGCGTATTTATGCTGGCTGCCAAGTCGAAAGGATCGGATAAGGCGGAGGATATTACAGCCAAGAGCGTGGATAGTGTCCGTATCTGCTTTCAAGCCAATAAGGAGTTGAAGATAACCAAGACTGCTACCCGTGCCGGTGAAAAGTTGGATCTGGTCAGCTTGGACGATTATCTGAAAGGGTTATCGAATGTTCCTACGGGAGGTGGTTCGGATAGTGGTTCGGGAGACAACCCGGGCGGCGGAGGACTGGATGAAAATCCTCTCGGTTAA
- a CDS encoding AAA family ATPase, with protein MSRLIVKNIGPIKSVDIELKKVNVFMGPQSCGKSTLAKIISFCTWMEKTNAFEEKMAWKDAYKRLQSYHKLSGSYFNEDSLIYYAGENLTYVYNWKEKEEIPVLYDEYYTEHYIEKEYFFLSLDKKINPKVIYIPAERNFVSVVPNLRNYAEDNDNLLDFIKNWYDAKRKYPVDHKMKVLNMGIEYYLGDGDTDVLQMENGKKLTLRTASSGLQSIVPLLLLIDWLSKGIYEEEKPYSYAESEKITQLLEGLQTGNNRTSDELEELKRRLAGFIKGKVYTHTQFIIEEPEQNLFPEAQRDLLFYLLTAINHGRNHRLVITTHSPYILYALNNCLMAYAVKNKMPKEEYQELDCKEAVLDPKEVAVWEIENGMMRADIHSVNGTIQDKDGLIRANYFNRIMQGIMSDFNNMLNYCEEDE; from the coding sequence ATGAGTCGGTTGATTGTAAAAAATATAGGGCCTATCAAGAGTGTGGATATAGAGCTTAAAAAAGTAAATGTATTCATGGGACCACAAAGTTGTGGTAAAAGTACATTGGCGAAGATTATAAGTTTCTGTACTTGGATGGAAAAGACAAATGCATTTGAAGAGAAAATGGCATGGAAAGATGCTTATAAGCGTTTGCAGTCGTATCACAAATTGTCCGGTTCTTATTTTAATGAAGACTCGTTGATATATTATGCCGGTGAAAATTTGACATATGTTTATAATTGGAAAGAAAAAGAAGAAATCCCGGTGTTATATGATGAATATTATACGGAACATTATATTGAGAAAGAGTATTTCTTTCTATCTCTTGATAAGAAAATAAATCCTAAAGTTATTTATATCCCTGCGGAACGTAATTTTGTTTCTGTAGTTCCTAATTTGCGCAATTATGCAGAAGATAATGATAATCTTTTGGATTTTATAAAAAATTGGTATGATGCTAAACGCAAATATCCGGTTGACCACAAGATGAAGGTCTTGAATATGGGAATAGAATATTATTTAGGAGATGGTGATACAGACGTGTTGCAAATGGAAAATGGTAAGAAATTAACTTTGCGTACTGCGTCTAGCGGGTTGCAGTCAATTGTCCCTTTGCTACTACTAATAGATTGGCTCTCAAAAGGGATATATGAAGAGGAAAAACCTTACTCTTATGCTGAAAGTGAGAAGATTACCCAATTGTTAGAAGGATTGCAGACTGGTAATAACCGAACTTCGGATGAATTGGAAGAATTGAAAAGACGTCTGGCAGGTTTTATAAAAGGAAAGGTGTATACTCATACGCAGTTCATAATTGAAGAGCCTGAACAAAACTTATTTCCAGAAGCGCAACGTGATCTTTTATTTTACTTACTTACCGCTATTAATCATGGAAGAAATCATCGTTTAGTTATCACTACTCATAGTCCTTATATTCTATATGCATTGAATAATTGTTTAATGGCTTATGCTGTGAAGAATAAAATGCCGAAAGAGGAGTATCAGGAACTTGATTGTAAAGAAGCCGTATTGGATCCTAAAGAAGTTGCTGTATGGGAAATTGAAAATGGAATGATGCGAGCGGATATTCACAGTGTGAATGGTACAATTCAAGACAAAGATGGGCTGATTCGAGCCAACTATTTTAATAGAATTATGCAAGGAATTATGAGCGATTTTAATAATATGCTTAATTATTGTGAGGAAGATGAATAG
- a CDS encoding thiamine pyrophosphate-binding protein, producing MNTYYSSERGIQILIRLLKDFRIRKIVTSPGATNMMLNASLMYDGSFEMISSVDERSAAYMACGMAEESGEPVMITCTGATAARNYMPALTEAFYRKLPILVVTGTQDLRRLGNLYDQVTDRSVQPNDIVTFSTYIPSVRDDKDAEYAALKINQAISALTLNGGGPSHINLETTYSRDLSVKDLPKIKTVRRIDWDDDLPSLPQGKIAVFIGSHQQFDEKSTQAIDDFCANHNAVVFCDHTSGYKGEFRQIDALLTKQNAECLNDIKLLIHLGEISGDHFNMGDKAAEVWRVNRDGQMRDRYGKLTHLFAMSEKHFFERYKDKDIQPGISFLNQCRTEYTRCYTAIPELPLSNIWMAKELAPSLPENSVFHLGILTSLRSWDFFEVSKSIHSACNVGGFGTDGMLSSLLGASIIHPQKLYFGIVGDLAFFYDMNALGNRHKGNNLRILLVNNGKGCEFTHYLNPGSIFKEDVDPYIAAAGHFGNQSRTLVRDYAKSLGMDYYTASTKEEFLASKDKFVSPEITRSCIFEVFTRDIDENEALRLITSTGMMGDMKQVLKKSVKNVLGDKGVGLMKKLLK from the coding sequence ATGAATACCTACTATTCAAGTGAGAGAGGCATACAAATATTGATAAGGCTTCTAAAAGATTTTAGAATAAGAAAAATAGTTACATCTCCGGGCGCCACTAATATGATGCTCAATGCCTCATTGATGTATGACGGAAGTTTTGAAATGATTTCGTCTGTAGATGAACGCTCAGCGGCTTATATGGCTTGTGGCATGGCGGAGGAAAGTGGTGAACCTGTTATGATCACATGTACAGGTGCAACAGCTGCGCGAAACTATATGCCTGCTTTGACAGAAGCCTTTTATCGTAAGCTTCCTATCTTGGTAGTAACAGGTACGCAGGATCTCAGAAGATTAGGTAATTTATATGATCAGGTGACCGACCGCAGTGTACAGCCGAATGACATTGTAACCTTCAGTACGTATATTCCATCGGTGAGAGATGATAAAGACGCTGAATATGCAGCTTTAAAAATTAATCAGGCTATTTCTGCTTTGACACTAAATGGAGGTGGCCCTTCTCATATCAATCTTGAAACGACGTATAGTAGGGACTTATCGGTAAAAGATTTGCCTAAAATAAAAACGGTGAGGCGCATAGATTGGGATGATGACCTTCCTTCTCTACCACAAGGTAAAATAGCTGTATTTATAGGATCTCACCAACAATTTGATGAAAAGTCTACGCAAGCAATAGATGATTTTTGCGCTAATCATAATGCGGTAGTATTTTGTGATCATACAAGTGGATATAAGGGAGAATTTCGGCAAATCGACGCATTATTAACTAAACAGAATGCGGAGTGTTTAAATGATATCAAACTGTTGATACATTTAGGTGAAATATCTGGCGATCATTTTAATATGGGGGATAAAGCTGCCGAAGTATGGCGTGTGAATCGGGATGGACAAATGCGTGATCGCTATGGGAAACTAACCCATCTTTTTGCTATGAGTGAGAAACATTTCTTTGAGCGATATAAAGATAAAGATATTCAACCAGGTATTTCTTTTTTGAACCAATGCCGTACAGAATATACTCGTTGTTATACTGCTATACCTGAATTGCCATTGTCGAATATTTGGATGGCCAAGGAATTAGCCCCAAGCTTGCCAGAAAATAGTGTGTTTCATTTGGGAATTCTCACATCTCTTCGTTCATGGGATTTTTTTGAAGTTTCTAAATCTATTCATTCGGCATGCAATGTGGGTGGCTTTGGTACAGATGGAATGTTGTCCTCTCTTCTCGGGGCATCAATTATTCATCCACAGAAATTATATTTTGGCATTGTTGGTGACTTGGCTTTCTTTTATGATATGAATGCCCTTGGCAATCGACACAAAGGAAATAACTTGCGTATATTATTGGTGAATAATGGTAAAGGATGTGAATTTACTCATTATTTAAATCCTGGTTCTATTTTTAAGGAAGATGTTGATCCTTATATTGCAGCGGCAGGTCATTTTGGAAATCAGTCGCGTACGTTAGTCCGGGATTATGCTAAAAGTTTGGGAATGGATTATTATACAGCTTCTACAAAAGAAGAATTCTTAGCCAGTAAAGATAAGTTTGTCTCACCGGAAATTACACGTTCTTGTATTTTTGAAGTTTTCACTCGTGATATTGATGAGAATGAAGCTTTAAGGTTAATAACAAGCACCGGTATGATGGGGGATATGAAACAGGTTCTGAAAAAGAGTGTAAAAAATGTGCTAGGTGATAAAGGGGTTGGACTTATGAAAAAGCTATTAAAATGA
- a CDS encoding glycosyltransferase family 2 protein produces MRYSIITVSYNSEKTIERTIKSILAQSEKDYEYIIVDGASKDYTVKLIKQYEPLFEGRLRWISEPDKGIYNAMNKGISMAKGDVIGIVNSDDWLETDALITISEAINTLRINTKSSFVLTGWMKFHYKDGSVQVIKRTYEQFLSGTKKYDMYLNHPATWVSSEAYKGIGYFDENIKILADNDLMLRLHFNKIPFHFISVVITNMADGGVSNHFSTIRLKDRKMIINKYENSIINKLYLLVPYYIKELVKWILPLKLIRKIKNVK; encoded by the coding sequence ATGAGATATTCAATAATAACTGTATCCTACAATAGCGAAAAAACTATTGAAAGGACAATAAAATCCATTCTTGCCCAAAGCGAGAAGGACTATGAATATATAATTGTTGATGGTGCTTCCAAAGACTACACTGTGAAACTCATCAAACAATATGAGCCATTGTTTGAGGGTAGGCTTCGTTGGATTAGTGAACCTGATAAGGGGATCTACAATGCTATGAACAAGGGTATTTCTATGGCTAAGGGTGATGTCATAGGAATCGTGAATAGCGATGATTGGCTTGAAACAGATGCTCTTATTACTATCTCTGAAGCGATCAATACTTTAAGGATAAATACAAAATCAAGTTTCGTTCTTACAGGTTGGATGAAATTTCATTATAAAGACGGCTCAGTCCAAGTAATCAAACGTACTTATGAACAGTTTTTGAGTGGTACTAAAAAATATGATATGTATCTAAATCATCCTGCAACATGGGTTTCATCAGAAGCATATAAAGGAATTGGTTACTTTGATGAAAATATAAAAATATTGGCGGATAATGATTTAATGCTTAGATTACATTTTAATAAGATACCTTTTCATTTTATATCTGTAGTCATAACTAATATGGCTGATGGCGGAGTGTCTAATCATTTTTCTACAATTCGCCTGAAAGATAGAAAAATGATTATAAACAAATACGAAAACAGTATTATTAATAAGTTGTATCTGTTGGTTCCTTATTATATTAAAGAGTTAGTGAAATGGATTTTACCATTGAAATTAATACGTAAAATAAAAAATGTGAAATGA
- a CDS encoding glycosyltransferase, with the protein MTSSFVNRTQVVVLMSVYKKDDPRHLRLSIESILSQSYANFRLLVGVDGSVGEELESELKMYEANDNVASFWFKENRGLTAVLNNLIEEGKKLNPLYIARMDADDISKSDRFEKQINYLENHPDVDVLGGAIEEMEYDGRLNGKVIHYPLTHQQCFDFFSTRNPLAHPAVMFRASFFDKVSSYNALYKKNQDTELWFRAFKAGCRFANLEDIVLSFRVSKDMYRRRGGTKFALEVLRLRKEINKNLGYGVKAQLFAYAYYAMAVSPGWVKRFAYKTFR; encoded by the coding sequence GTGACGAGTAGTTTTGTTAATAGAACACAGGTGGTTGTCTTGATGTCCGTATATAAAAAAGATGACCCAAGACATTTGCGTTTGTCCATTGAGAGTATTCTCAGTCAATCATATGCAAACTTTAGGTTATTGGTTGGTGTGGATGGAAGTGTAGGCGAAGAATTGGAAAGCGAACTAAAGATGTATGAGGCTAATGATAACGTTGCATCTTTTTGGTTTAAAGAGAACCGTGGTCTGACTGCGGTTCTTAATAACCTTATTGAAGAAGGAAAGAAGCTGAATCCTTTGTATATAGCTCGTATGGATGCTGATGATATTTCTAAATCGGATCGTTTTGAAAAACAAATCAACTATTTGGAGAACCACCCGGATGTGGATGTATTGGGTGGGGCGATTGAAGAGATGGAATATGACGGTAGATTGAATGGTAAGGTGATTCATTACCCATTGACTCATCAGCAATGCTTTGATTTTTTTTCCACACGTAATCCATTGGCTCATCCTGCAGTAATGTTCAGAGCTTCGTTTTTTGATAAAGTAAGCTCATACAACGCTTTATATAAAAAAAACCAAGATACAGAATTGTGGTTTCGAGCATTCAAGGCTGGATGTAGGTTTGCTAACCTTGAAGATATTGTTCTCTCATTTCGGGTGTCCAAAGATATGTATAGACGCCGAGGGGGTACAAAGTTTGCTCTTGAAGTTCTGAGGCTTCGCAAGGAAATAAATAAGAACTTGGGATATGGCGTGAAAGCCCAGCTATTTGCTTATGCTTATTATGCGATGGCCGTTTCTCCAGGATGGGTAAAAAGGTTTGCCTATAAGACTTTTAGATAA
- a CDS encoding smalltalk protein — translation MKKTSWNVILKVIIAVATAIAGVIGVQAMTQG, via the coding sequence ATGAAGAAAACGAGTTGGAATGTGATATTAAAAGTGATTATTGCCGTAGCCACTGCCATTGCAGGTGTAATCGGAGTACAGGCAATGACGCAAGGATAA
- a CDS encoding TetR family transcriptional regulator, translating into MKVGIIAEGFADIAIIRAILKKLKGIDSSDILNVRPEDQTDETELNEKNFSNWTLVLKECANSGSLSDFFDMFEEDRYLVVQIDTAERGESGYDVLCPQRSGVSDWKVYSEELRKNVVAKIEGAVEEKYRERVLYAICIEETDAWLIPIWDKHIKDSSQKVRPKETLSGLIARLKDKEKNKLVDTRKSNLNYIELGQVLKKNLAECRKKSASLDAFCNSVEEQLKNE; encoded by the coding sequence ATGAAAGTAGGAATAATTGCTGAGGGATTTGCTGACATAGCTATAATCAGGGCTATATTGAAGAAATTAAAAGGGATTGATAGCTCTGATATCCTGAATGTCAGACCGGAAGATCAAACCGACGAGACAGAACTTAATGAGAAAAACTTTAGTAACTGGACATTGGTGTTGAAGGAATGTGCTAATTCTGGAAGTTTAAGTGATTTTTTTGATATGTTTGAAGAAGATCGGTATCTTGTCGTTCAAATAGATACAGCAGAACGTGGTGAAAGTGGATATGATGTGCTCTGTCCACAAAGAAGTGGAGTGTCTGACTGGAAGGTGTATAGTGAAGAGTTGCGGAAAAATGTGGTGGCTAAGATAGAGGGTGCTGTCGAGGAAAAGTACCGAGAACGTGTACTATATGCTATTTGTATTGAAGAAACGGATGCGTGGTTAATTCCAATATGGGATAAACATATAAAAGATAGTTCGCAAAAAGTAAGGCCTAAAGAAACTTTAAGTGGGCTAATAGCGAGGTTAAAGGACAAAGAAAAGAATAAGTTAGTGGATACTCGAAAAAGTAACTTGAATTACATTGAGTTGGGACAAGTATTGAAAAAGAATTTGGCAGAATGTCGTAAGAAAAGTGCAAGCTTAGATGCATTTTGTAACTCAGTAGAGGAACAATTGAAAAATGAATAA